From Scophthalmus maximus strain ysfricsl-2021 chromosome 14, ASM2237912v1, whole genome shotgun sequence, one genomic window encodes:
- the hce2l1 gene encoding high choriolytic enzyme 1, whose protein sequence is MHSTIILLGIVLGLLTQAYTLPVKNSTGVHEGKVRLKRKYSDEFTDREEMNVMDHILEVNSRLRGPRGLTLREGDIASSYIQSAITCPGNACLWPKSVDGFVYVPFILSPLYDDMDRITVETGMQDISAGTCIKFVPRTHEASFLDIQPRYGCWSFLGQTGGSQTLSLQTPGCMWSGVAAHEFMHALGFVHEQSRSDRDHYVSIVWKNIMPDQMHNFRKQLTNNLNSPYDYNSVMHYGRYAFSEDGGPTIIPRPDPYIPIGQRDGPSALDLHKINVLYNCGTNE, encoded by the exons ATGCATTCTACCATCATCCTCCTGGGCATCGTGCTTGGCTTGTTGACCCAGGCATACACTCTACCTGTAAAG AACTCTACAGGAGTCCATGAGGGAAAGGTGAGGCTGAAAAGGAAATACTCAG aTGAATTTACAGACCGTGAGGAAATGAATGTCATGGATCACATCCTGGAGGTCAATAGCA GGTTGCGGGGCCCTCGAGGACTGACGCTCAGAGAGGGAGATATTGCCAGTTCATACATACAGAGTGCAATAACCTGCCCTGGCAATGCCTGTCTGTGGCCCAAGTCAGTTGATGGATTTGTTTATGTCCCATTCATCCTCTCCCCACTATATG aCGACATGGACAGAATCACCGTAGAAACTGGGATGCAAGACATTTCCGCTGGAACATGCATTAAATTTGTTCCACGCACACATGAAGCCAGTTTCCTTGACATTCAGCCGAGATATGG CTGCTGGTCGTTCCTGGGGCAAACTGGGGGAAGTCAGACCTTGTCACTGCAGACTCCTGGATGCATGTGGTCAGGAGTGGCCGCCCACGAGTTCATGCACGCTCTTGGTTTTGTACACGAACAGTCCCGCTCAGACCGGGACCACTATGTTTCAATTGTATGGAAAAACATCATGCCAG ACCAAATGCATAACTTCAGGAAACAGCTGACGAATAATCTCAACAGCCCATATGACTACAACTCTGTCATGCATTATGGAAG ATATGCCTTCTCTGAAGATGGTGGGCCAACAATAATCCCCAGACCAGATCCTTACATTCCCATAGGCCAGCGAGATGGACCCAGCGCTCTAGAtcttcataaaataaatgtcctTTATAACTGTG GTACCAATGAGTAA